In Porites lutea chromosome 7, jaPorLute2.1, whole genome shotgun sequence, a single window of DNA contains:
- the LOC140943079 gene encoding uncharacterized protein, which yields MALSMFLEHVERNFCNLSHHFNAETMDHMYRATQQIVEQVVDDIGRIKPHLNVKEVISIGSFAEGTKICSPNEFDFLACFDFLSKKENVRIEGTEGCQPGYMVAFLNSGFDDAMANITRLLYEDICCIHHEGLRAEFVDILKEVVKAMTKKKIVTPLGVMVIKGSDYLALKLEWHKFEENYNGPEVYSGLCEREFTLTTSYSLDIGVDIMPAVSVEDFSPLSDIHGFPRHIFGMTGNLKFHLVCKVSGQSPNAPYLHISHATTEVFLVHHLHPVHKKCYRVLKYLLTHDTYFNRPIKDISLSSYVFKTAVLFHEYEKLCSGTPDIVTCSIEIIRYVRVKLRQGVFPPFLMRTTNAWGQCYKIPVSDAWRPTDLNREICSFDWCFVLWFQLWRQFLGKALTIFREIEMKLKTEEPETSDSSTLLDDASLNTMSQTRNLVYYIPNKYDSFLAEFAVLREDAFVITTKYSKDAKDTATSSLVSRCPSEKVWELVLPKFPEYLSRIESVCGREMSIPKEEFEEVVEVG from the coding sequence ATGGCACTCAGCATGTTCCTGGAACATGTTGAACGGAATTTCTGTAATCTTTCCCATCACTTTAACGCTGAAACCATGGATCACATGTACAGAGCAACACAGCAGATTGTTGAACAGGTCGTGGATGACATAGGGAGAATAAAACCTCACCTGAATGTTAAGGAAGTAATAAGCATCGGCAGTTTTGCAGAGGGAACTAAGATTTGTTCTCCAAATGAGTTTGACTTCTTAGCATGTTTTGATTTTCTCTCCAAGAAGGAAAATGTGCGAATTGAGGGCACTGAAGGTTGCCAACCAGGTTACATGGTGGCTTTTCTCAACTCCGGCTTTGATGATGCCATGGCGAACATAACTAGGCTACTCTATGAGGATATTTGCTGCATACACCATGAAGGATTGCGTGCAGAGTTTGTGGATATTCTGAAAGAGGTTGTTAAAGCCATGACAAAGAAGAAGATTGTGACTCCACTTGGTGTCATGGTCATTAAAGGTTCAGACTATTTAGCTTTGAAACTAGAGTGGCACAAGTTTGAGGAGAACTATAACGGTCCTGAAGTATATAGTGGACTTTGTGAAAGAGAATTTACATTAACAACTTCCTACTCACTAGATATTGGTGTTGATATTATGCCAGCAGTGTCTGTTGAGGACTTTTCTCCTCTAAGTGATATCCATGGTTTTCCTAGGCATATATTTGGAATGACAGGAAACCTAAAGTTTCATCTTGTGTGCAAAGTGTCAGGGCAGTCCCCTAATGCACCTTATCTCCACATTTCCCATGCTACCACTGAGGTTTTTCTCGTGCACCATCTACATCCAGTCCATAAAAAATGCTACAGGGTACTAAAGTATCTTCTGACTCACGACACATATTTTAACAGGCCAATAAAAGACATAAGCCTGTCTTCTTATGTGTTTAAAACTGCTGTCCTTTTCCATGAATATGAGAAGCTGTGCTCAGGTACTCCAGATATTGTAACCTGCTCCATTGAAATTATACGATATGTCAGAGTCAAATTAAGGCAGGGTGTGTTTCCACCATTCCTTATGAGAACAACAAATGCTTGGGGGCAGTGTTACAAAATTCCTGTATCAGATGCATGGAGGCCAACAGATCTAAACAGAGAAATCTGTTCGTTTGActggtgttttgttttgtggttTCAGCTTTGGAGGCAATTTCTTGGCAAGGCATTGACAATATTTCGAGAAATAgaaatgaaattgaaaacagAAGAACCAGAAACCAGTGATAGCAGCACCTTATTGGATGATGCTTCACTAAACACCATGTCTCAAACACGTAATTTAGTGTATTATATTCCAAATAAGTATGATTCATTTCTAGCTGAGTTTGCAGTTTTAAGAGAGGATGCATTTGTCATTACAACTAAATACTCTAAAGATGCAAAAGATACAGCGACAAGTAGTTTGGTTAGCCGATGTCCATCAGAAAAAGTCTGGGAATTAGTTCTACCTAAATTTCCCGAATATCTCAGTCGAATTGAAAGTGTGTGCGGCAGGGAAATGAGCATCCCAAAGGAAGAATTTGAGGAAGTGGTAGAAGTGGGCtga